One genomic segment of Borrelia miyamotoi includes these proteins:
- a CDS encoding S1C family serine protease, whose product MHKKIFIIFILIFSCKTIKDIDDKSIYYIPSEGIKKHIKDNNFEIALSSYYNMKNSGFEMDQGILELRDKALSGIQEEYLKFYKEKDYEKAISKLETLNLFGFLLHESREQLILKHLESLKSKEQMLSDFFAKYYLLDDNAFNSIKNFIFNKKSPSKNVLLDTSVLTVLVDMGTKVLDGYRIPNIALGSAFVVDNMKGYALTNYHVISSQVDEDYNGISNLYVRYPRGKGEKLPAKVISYSKEMDLALIKVPFKLEHQFNLNYSSNINIGDRIYAMGSPMGLEKSVTSGIISGKNRNLLSVGDSYQIDAAISPGNSGGPVVNENGEFIGLSFAGILHAQGLNFVIPSKWVLKVLPFMYGGGILKNKWLGFTFSESLRNLEISYVFPNSPADIGGLKIGDSILSVNSLKFETLSDLQYYILQKKSMVKIKYRRNNKEYEGYFYPQDRPGDIVESIVKNDSFKNLLGAFLGLNLSLISGREYRVSKVFTNGLGNELNFRPNDEIFVYNFKYVKDERIFILLLYVKRLFAGYLGSPLQLIIPFDSIVFV is encoded by the coding sequence ATGCATAAAAAGATTTTTATTATTTTTATTTTAATTTTTTCATGCAAAACAATAAAAGACATAGATGACAAGTCGATTTATTATATTCCATCCGAAGGCATAAAAAAGCATATTAAGGATAATAATTTTGAGATTGCTCTTTCAAGTTATTACAATATGAAGAATAGTGGTTTTGAAATGGATCAAGGTATTTTAGAATTGAGAGATAAAGCTTTATCTGGGATTCAAGAGGAATATCTTAAGTTTTATAAAGAAAAAGATTATGAGAAAGCAATCTCTAAGCTTGAGACTTTGAATTTGTTTGGTTTTTTACTTCATGAAAGTAGAGAACAATTGATTTTAAAGCATCTTGAGAGTTTAAAAAGTAAAGAGCAAATGCTTTCAGATTTTTTTGCAAAATATTATCTACTTGATGATAATGCTTTTAATTCTATTAAAAATTTTATTTTTAATAAAAAATCCCCTTCAAAAAATGTTTTGCTTGATACGTCTGTTTTAACAGTTTTGGTAGATATGGGTACTAAAGTTTTAGACGGCTATAGGATACCAAATATTGCTTTGGGTTCTGCTTTTGTTGTTGATAATATGAAGGGATATGCTTTAACTAATTATCATGTAATTAGTTCTCAAGTTGATGAGGATTATAATGGAATTTCAAATCTTTATGTCAGATATCCAAGAGGCAAGGGCGAAAAACTTCCTGCAAAAGTAATTTCTTATTCAAAGGAAATGGATCTTGCGTTAATTAAAGTTCCTTTTAAATTAGAGCATCAATTTAATTTAAATTATTCTTCAAATATTAATATTGGAGATAGAATTTATGCAATGGGATCTCCTATGGGACTTGAGAAGAGTGTTACTTCAGGAATAATTTCTGGAAAGAATAGAAATTTATTGTCAGTGGGCGATTCTTATCAAATTGATGCTGCAATTAGTCCGGGAAATTCTGGAGGACCTGTAGTAAATGAGAATGGCGAATTTATTGGACTTTCATTTGCTGGAATTTTACATGCTCAAGGTCTTAATTTCGTTATACCTTCAAAGTGGGTTTTAAAGGTCTTGCCATTTATGTATGGTGGTGGAATTTTAAAAAATAAGTGGTTGGGATTTACTTTTTCTGAAAGTTTAAGAAATTTGGAAATATCATATGTGTTTCCTAATTCTCCTGCAGATATTGGTGGGCTTAAGATTGGAGATTCTATTTTAAGTGTTAATTCCTTAAAGTTTGAAACTTTAAGTGATCTTCAATATTATATTTTGCAAAAAAAATCTATGGTGAAAATTAAATATAGACGGAACAATAAAGAATATGAAGGTTATTTTTATCCTCAAGATAGACCAGGAGATATCGTTGAAAGTATTGTAAAAAATGATTCTTTTAAAAATTTACTAGGAGCCTTTTTGGGTTTAAATTTAAGTTTGATTTCTGGTAGAGAGTATAGAGTTTCTAAAGTATTTACAAATGGTCTTGGAAATGAACTTAATTTTAGACCAAATGATGAAATTTTTGTTTATAATTTTAAATATGTTAAGGATGAGAGGATATTTATTTTATTGCTTTATGTTAAAAGACTATTTGCAGGATATTTAGGCTCTCCATTGCAGCTTATTATTCCATTTGATTCTATTGTATTTGTATAA
- a CDS encoding thymidine kinase has product MSFYLNLVSGETKSNPDDIVSISHFNFKDNLNLMLIIGPMGSGKTEYAAKIYKDSLIIKNKSFKVLASITKGFRNRANVFFIRNILDKKRFKDYPENVIPYRGGVSDKIDGVDFAGSSFDVGKLIDNNPEHGTFIIDETCFYDERLVFILNKIALDSNVLFILPTLLYNFRKEIFNNTARLLIEYSDKICRLGAYCEHVDCMDESFLTYRYYFYGGKEIAAPYFDPLLIVGGDEIVESAIYPNYATRCSRHHYLVGREYFFTILKPFALLYSQGDKKFFEREILDLSSNVISSNFKNSLLIESRGRYDLLVLEDLLELPFLAERALITLSLEYNILSKGDFKNLIDKFSLSKDYIQKVVVSRGDKWIF; this is encoded by the coding sequence ATGAGCTTTTATTTGAATTTAGTTAGTGGAGAAACTAAATCCAATCCCGATGATATTGTTTCTATTAGTCATTTTAATTTTAAAGATAATTTAAATTTAATGCTTATAATTGGTCCTATGGGTAGTGGTAAGACAGAATATGCTGCTAAGATTTATAAAGATTCTCTTATTATTAAGAATAAGTCTTTTAAGGTTTTAGCGTCCATTACCAAGGGTTTTAGAAACAGAGCTAATGTGTTTTTTATTAGAAATATTCTTGATAAAAAAAGGTTTAAAGATTATCCTGAAAATGTTATTCCTTATAGGGGTGGTGTAAGTGATAAAATTGATGGGGTTGATTTTGCAGGTAGTTCTTTTGATGTAGGTAAATTGATAGATAATAATCCTGAACATGGAACTTTTATTATTGATGAGACTTGTTTTTACGATGAGCGTTTGGTTTTTATTTTAAATAAAATTGCATTGGATTCAAACGTGTTATTTATACTTCCTACCTTACTTTATAACTTTAGGAAAGAAATCTTTAATAATACTGCTAGACTTTTAATAGAGTATTCAGACAAAATTTGTCGTCTTGGTGCTTATTGTGAACATGTGGATTGTATGGATGAGTCCTTTTTAACATACAGGTATTATTTTTATGGAGGAAAGGAAATAGCTGCTCCTTATTTTGATCCTTTGTTAATTGTTGGTGGTGATGAGATTGTTGAATCTGCTATTTATCCAAATTATGCTACAAGATGCTCTAGACATCATTATCTTGTTGGTAGGGAATATTTTTTTACTATTCTTAAGCCTTTTGCATTATTGTATTCTCAAGGTGATAAAAAATTTTTTGAAAGAGAAATCTTGGATTTAAGTAGTAATGTGATAAGTTCAAATTTTAAAAATTCTCTCTTAATTGAATCTAGAGGAAGATATGATCTTCTAGTTTTAGAAGATTTGCTAGAATTACCTTTTTTAGCAGAGAGAGCTTTAATTACGCTTTCATTGGAATATAATATTCTTAGTAAGGGAGATTTTAAAAATCTTATCGATAAATTTTCTCTTAGTAAGGATTATATTCAAAAAGTGGTTGTTTCAAGAGGGGACAAATGGATCTTTTAA
- a CDS encoding 50S ribosomal protein L25/general stress protein Ctc, whose product MDSSRILRYEGRLDFGSSCARRIRSKSDIPAVVYGKGNDVLHIKVKGSEFNKKFAKFTDNTVLILSDGKVERCVFVKDVSENLTKKFIYHVDFYEIDRDKEIERDVSIKFVGASIGVKEEGGILSVMRTKIKVRSLPLDLPEFVEVDLTPVKKGEQITFKDIVFSDSVRLSEEDENLAILIVR is encoded by the coding sequence TTGGATAGTAGTAGGATTTTAAGATATGAGGGCCGTTTAGATTTTGGTTCATCATGTGCTCGTAGGATAAGATCAAAGTCTGATATACCAGCTGTTGTGTACGGAAAGGGGAACGATGTCCTTCATATAAAAGTTAAGGGTAGTGAATTTAATAAGAAATTTGCTAAGTTTACAGATAATACTGTTTTAATTTTAAGTGATGGAAAAGTTGAGAGATGTGTTTTTGTTAAAGATGTAAGTGAAAATTTAACTAAAAAATTTATTTATCATGTTGATTTTTATGAAATTGATAGAGATAAAGAGATTGAAAGGGATGTTTCAATTAAATTTGTAGGAGCTTCTATTGGCGTTAAGGAAGAGGGTGGAATTTTAAGTGTGATGCGGACTAAAATTAAAGTTAGATCTTTGCCTTTAGATTTACCAGAATTTGTTGAAGTGGATTTAACACCTGTGAAGAAAGGGGAGCAAATAACTTTCAAGGATATTGTATTTTCTGATAGTGTTAGGCTTTCCGAAGAGGATGAAAATTTAGCTATTTTAATTGTAAGATAG
- the ftsH gene encoding ATP-dependent zinc metalloprotease FtsH, whose product MSINNNNLNNNCKSNNKKKNKNWILILVIIFLVLAIFMSYFMRAGNSYKSVPYSTFQTYLDSGLIESVVIIDKSQIQFVVKNSNLERSYFFTNIPYFDISLLAELKAKKVEVSSGKSQSSLLSVIFQTLPWILFFIFFFFIFRQTQGGGGKVFSFGKSNAQKYEAGKNKVTFKDVAGQEEVKQELNEVVEFLKYPKKFEKIGARIPKGVLLVGSPGTGKTLLAKAVAGEAGVNFFHMSGSDFVEMFVGVGASRVRDLFDNARKNAPCIIFIDELDAVGRSRGAGLGGGHDEREQTLNQLLVEMDGFGTYTNVIVMAATNRPDVLDSALLRPGRFDRQVTVTLPDIKEREAILNIHAKKTKFSKRIDLQVIARATPGVSGADLANLINEGALIAARNNQSEILMSDLEEARDKILMGVAKKSMMITDRQKLETAYHEAGHALLHYYLEYADPLHKVSIIPRGRALGVAFSLPREDRLSINKNQILDKIKICYGGYASEQINLGFTTAGVQNDLMQATNLAKKMVTEWGMGEDVGPIFLVDDEAPIFLPKEFSKSKAYSENTADRVDREVKKILEGCLKEASDILIKHKEQLVKLAEALIARETLTDNEIRELLGFKIIENDYEKSLEESKMEIGNV is encoded by the coding sequence ATGAGTATTAACAATAATAACTTGAATAATAATTGCAAATCTAATAACAAAAAGAAAAATAAGAATTGGATTTTAATTCTTGTTATAATCTTCTTAGTTTTGGCAATATTTATGTCTTATTTCATGCGAGCTGGAAATAGTTATAAAAGTGTACCTTATAGCACATTTCAAACTTATTTGGATAGTGGTTTAATTGAGTCAGTGGTTATAATTGATAAAAGTCAAATTCAGTTTGTTGTAAAGAATTCAAATTTAGAAAGATCTTATTTTTTTACTAATATCCCTTACTTTGATATCAGTTTGCTTGCTGAGCTTAAAGCTAAGAAGGTTGAAGTAAGTTCTGGAAAGAGTCAATCTTCTTTACTTAGTGTTATTTTTCAAACTTTACCATGGATATTATTTTTTATTTTTTTCTTTTTTATATTTCGTCAAACTCAGGGTGGTGGAGGAAAAGTTTTTTCATTTGGAAAAAGTAATGCTCAAAAGTATGAAGCAGGAAAAAATAAGGTTACTTTTAAAGATGTTGCTGGTCAAGAAGAAGTTAAGCAGGAACTTAATGAAGTGGTTGAATTTCTTAAGTATCCTAAAAAATTTGAGAAGATAGGTGCAAGAATCCCAAAAGGCGTTCTTTTAGTTGGATCTCCTGGGACAGGAAAAACTTTGCTTGCTAAAGCTGTTGCAGGTGAGGCTGGTGTAAATTTTTTTCATATGTCAGGTTCTGATTTTGTTGAGATGTTTGTAGGGGTTGGTGCAAGTCGTGTTAGAGATTTATTTGACAATGCAAGAAAAAATGCTCCTTGCATAATTTTTATTGACGAACTTGATGCTGTTGGAAGAAGCCGTGGAGCTGGTCTTGGTGGTGGTCATGATGAGAGAGAGCAAACTCTTAATCAGTTATTGGTTGAAATGGATGGCTTTGGGACATATACTAATGTAATTGTGATGGCAGCAACAAATAGACCTGACGTTCTTGATTCTGCTTTGCTTAGACCTGGGAGGTTTGATAGACAAGTAACAGTAACTTTGCCTGATATTAAGGAGAGAGAAGCAATACTGAATATACATGCTAAGAAGACTAAATTTTCAAAAAGAATTGATTTACAAGTGATAGCAAGGGCTACTCCTGGTGTTAGTGGTGCTGATCTTGCAAATTTAATTAATGAGGGAGCTTTAATTGCTGCAAGGAATAATCAGTCTGAAATTCTTATGAGTGATTTAGAAGAGGCTAGAGATAAAATATTAATGGGTGTTGCCAAGAAATCCATGATGATTACTGATAGACAGAAACTTGAAACAGCTTATCATGAAGCAGGACATGCTTTGCTTCATTATTATCTTGAGTATGCTGATCCTTTACATAAGGTTAGTATTATTCCTAGAGGTAGAGCTCTTGGAGTTGCTTTTTCACTTCCTAGAGAGGATAGGCTTTCAATAAATAAAAATCAGATTCTTGATAAAATTAAGATATGTTATGGTGGTTATGCTAGTGAGCAGATTAATTTAGGTTTTACTACGGCTGGTGTACAGAATGATTTAATGCAGGCTACTAATTTGGCAAAAAAAATGGTTACAGAGTGGGGTATGGGAGAAGACGTAGGTCCAATATTTTTGGTAGATGATGAGGCTCCAATTTTCCTTCCAAAAGAATTTTCTAAATCAAAAGCTTATTCTGAAAATACTGCTGATAGAGTAGACAGAGAAGTTAAAAAAATTCTTGAGGGATGTTTGAAAGAAGCATCAGATATTTTGATTAAGCATAAGGAGCAGTTAGTTAAACTTGCAGAAGCCTTGATTGCAAGGGAAACTTTGACAGATAATGAAATAAGAGAACTTTTAGGATTTAAAATTATCGAAAATGATTATGAAAAAAGTTTAGAAGAATCTAAAATGGAGATAGGAAATGTATAA
- the spoVG gene encoding septation regulator SpoVG, translating to MNITDIRIRKVENKNPGSKLLAYVTVTFDDCLVLHNIRVIRGQKGIFIVMPNRRTKVGEYKDIVHPINQNFREILQTAIFKEYVKENPSNLALELG from the coding sequence GTGAATATTACAGACATAAGAATTAGGAAAGTTGAGAATAAAAATCCCGGTTCGAAATTATTGGCATATGTTACGGTTACTTTTGACGATTGTTTAGTTCTACATAATATTAGGGTTATTAGGGGGCAAAAAGGTATTTTTATTGTTATGCCTAATAGAAGAACTAAAGTTGGAGAGTATAAGGACATTGTGCATCCTATTAATCAAAATTTTAGAGAGATTTTGCAAACTGCTATTTTTAAGGAATATGTCAAGGAAAATCCTTCAAATCTTGCACTTGAATTAGGTTAG
- the tilS gene encoding tRNA lysidine(34) synthetase TilS, whose protein sequence is MFGNNIITKIESFYEKNSLTKGKVVVAFSGGADSTALLLSLKEYLNNNIIALYFAHYIRPEFEQNLEIEHVKTFCNFHNITFQIKECSVDIKRESRQLSMSIEDLARKYRYNALLEAFSENKASYIALAHNKNDQFETLVMRFFQGSFLDGFSGIPIINGNIIRPLLEVSRKEIEEFLSLNNIVYFVDSTNLEDLYLRNKIRINLIPVIEKIFKGYERGLERISDFSSELVDYFDKKDFLPFSKGNYYYSFDAFTFFSLPKYLVFRSIFKILNLEGIVSTLSYRALGEIFRVNPVYKRSKILLRTDDFFLEKRKDKINLVFKESEEMHESFDFFLKLNEYHSLSLGKILLKYLECEDDSILTLRCCSYEFRHRFFKNKLQSKKFFSKFVRYNPLYLMLLVLNDKIIGIIDLNTLKLIWSDRSILKKINISLIGGFLKE, encoded by the coding sequence ATGTTTGGGAATAATATAATAACAAAAATAGAAAGTTTTTATGAAAAAAATTCTTTAACCAAAGGAAAAGTGGTGGTTGCTTTTTCAGGAGGTGCAGATTCTACTGCTTTGCTATTAAGTTTAAAGGAATATTTAAATAATAATATTATTGCACTTTATTTTGCGCATTATATAAGACCGGAATTCGAACAAAATTTAGAAATAGAGCATGTAAAAACGTTTTGTAATTTTCATAATATTACTTTTCAAATAAAGGAATGTAGTGTTGATATAAAGAGAGAATCTAGGCAACTTAGTATGTCAATTGAAGATTTGGCTAGAAAATATCGCTATAATGCTTTATTAGAAGCTTTTAGCGAAAATAAGGCTAGTTATATTGCTCTTGCTCATAATAAGAATGATCAATTTGAGACCCTGGTGATGAGATTTTTCCAGGGTTCGTTTTTGGATGGATTTTCTGGTATTCCAATTATTAATGGTAACATTATTAGACCTTTACTTGAAGTATCAAGAAAAGAGATTGAAGAATTTCTTTCTTTGAATAATATCGTTTATTTTGTTGATAGTACTAATCTTGAGGATTTATATTTAAGAAATAAAATTAGAATTAATCTTATTCCAGTTATTGAAAAAATTTTTAAAGGGTATGAAAGGGGCTTAGAAAGAATATCTGATTTTTCTAGTGAGCTTGTAGATTATTTTGATAAGAAGGATTTTCTTCCCTTTAGTAAGGGTAATTACTATTATTCTTTTGACGCTTTTACTTTTTTCAGTCTGCCAAAATATTTGGTTTTTAGAAGTATTTTCAAGATTTTAAATTTAGAGGGCATTGTTTCAACTCTATCATATAGAGCTCTAGGTGAGATTTTTAGGGTAAATCCTGTTTACAAAAGGAGTAAAATTTTATTAAGGACCGATGATTTTTTTTTAGAAAAACGTAAAGATAAAATTAATCTTGTTTTTAAGGAATCTGAGGAGATGCATGAATCTTTTGATTTTTTCTTAAAACTTAATGAATATCATAGTTTATCTTTAGGTAAGATTTTGTTAAAATATTTGGAGTGTGAAGATGATTCTATATTGACATTGAGATGTTGTTCTTATGAGTTTAGGCATAGATTTTTTAAAAATAAGTTGCAATCAAAGAAGTTTTTTTCTAAGTTTGTAAGATATAATCCACTCTATTTAATGTTATTAGTTTTAAATGATAAGATAATTGGAATTATTGATTTAAATACTTTAAAATTAATATGGAGTGATAGGAGTATTCTTAAAAAAATTAATATATCTTTGATCGGAGGATTTTTAAAGGAATGA
- the tmk gene encoding dTMP kinase produces the protein MNKILKNFYCIEGIDGSGKTSIIQNLQTLCNNNQLKYHFTKEPSQGVIGEFIRQQLNNFKTPLKKVSLAHLYVADRYEHLYNTKNGIIEILNKGKTKVITDRYLFSSIAYQGKLGYTLNKDFPLPEKLFFIKADPNIAYKRIQKNRTQADLFEFEASIFKKINSKYMKILKIFDSLIDIVYIENSNEEDLEINTRKIFDLIKF, from the coding sequence GTGAATAAGATTCTAAAAAACTTCTATTGCATAGAAGGAATCGACGGAAGCGGAAAAACAAGTATAATTCAAAACTTACAAACACTCTGTAATAACAATCAACTAAAATACCATTTTACAAAAGAACCTTCACAAGGAGTAATCGGTGAATTTATAAGACAGCAACTAAATAATTTTAAAACCCCTCTAAAAAAAGTATCTCTTGCACACTTGTATGTAGCAGATAGATATGAACATTTATACAATACTAAAAATGGAATAATAGAAATATTAAATAAAGGCAAAACAAAAGTAATAACTGATAGATATTTATTTTCGTCTATAGCATATCAAGGAAAATTAGGATATACACTAAATAAAGATTTCCCTCTCCCCGAAAAACTTTTTTTTATAAAGGCGGATCCCAATATTGCATACAAACGCATTCAAAAAAATAGAACACAAGCTGACCTTTTTGAATTTGAAGCATCAATATTTAAAAAAATTAACTCTAAGTACATGAAAATACTCAAAATATTTGACAGCTTAATTGATATAGTATACATTGAAAATTCAAATGAAGAGGATTTAGAAATAAACACTAGAAAAATTTTTGATTTAATCAAATTTTAA
- the pth gene encoding aminoacyl-tRNA hydrolase, with amino-acid sequence MNLLIIGLGNPGSNFLHTRHNVGFEFIDKLVVKNGLSFKRVKNYEYSDFNLQSRRVVFVKPLTYVNLIGNIFPSVFARFHMKITNMLVVVDNVDLPLGKCKLRKIGGTSTHNGLRSISDSLGSTKYSRLYIGVGCNNESSLRDFVLSKFSDIELERIKNVFEFLSEEILDVDGFNFEHKVATINSSNF; translated from the coding sequence ATGAATTTGTTAATAATTGGCCTGGGTAATCCCGGGTCTAATTTTTTGCATACTAGACATAATGTCGGTTTTGAATTTATAGATAAATTGGTAGTTAAAAATGGTCTTTCTTTTAAAAGGGTAAAAAATTATGAATATTCTGATTTTAATCTTCAAAGTAGAAGGGTAGTTTTTGTTAAGCCTTTAACTTATGTGAATTTGATTGGTAATATTTTTCCTTCTGTTTTTGCTAGGTTTCATATGAAAATAACTAATATGCTAGTTGTAGTTGATAATGTTGATTTGCCTTTGGGAAAGTGTAAACTTAGAAAAATAGGAGGGACTTCTACTCATAATGGGCTTCGTTCTATTTCTGATAGCCTAGGAAGTACTAAGTATAGTAGACTTTATATTGGGGTTGGTTGCAATAATGAATCCAGTCTTAGAGATTTTGTTCTGTCAAAATTTAGCGATATTGAACTGGAGCGTATTAAAAATGTCTTTGAGTTTTTAAGTGAAGAGATATTAGATGTTGATGGTTTTAATTTTGAACATAAAGTTGCAACTATTAATTCTAGTAATTTTTGA